A region of Pan troglodytes isolate AG18354 chromosome 23, NHGRI_mPanTro3-v2.0_pri, whole genome shotgun sequence DNA encodes the following proteins:
- the LOC107966288 gene encoding ral-GDS-related protein isoform X2, protein MRLRRQKKGVVPFLGDFLTELQRLDSAIPDDLDGNTNKRSKEVRVLQEMQLLQVAAMNYRLRPLEKFVTYFTRMEQLSDKESYKLSCQLEPENP, encoded by the exons ATGAGGCTGCGGAGGCAGAAGAAG GGTGTGGTCCCCTTCCTGGGGGATTTTCTGACTGAGTTACAGAGGCTGGATTCGGCCATCCCGGACGACCTGGAT GGCAACACCAACAAGAGGAGCAAG GAGGTCCGAGTTCTGCAGGAAATGCAGCTGCTCCAAGTGGCTGCCATGAATTACAGGCTTCGGCCTCTTGAGAAATTTGTCACCTATTTCACAAGAATGGAGCAGCTCAGTGACAAAGAGAG CTACAAGCTGTCCTGCCAGCTGGAGCCCGAAAACCCGTAG